One window of Sphingomonas sp. KC8 genomic DNA carries:
- a CDS encoding aminopeptidase P family protein, with the protein MSTYEDRLKALRSELAKRKLDGFVVPLTDEHMSEYVGAYAQRLAWLTGFQGSAGSAVVLPAEAAIFVDGRYTLQVREQVDGAHWSYQSVPQTSIAEWLKGHAGQGARIGYDPWLHTRGWVKAARAALAEKGAELVAVDTNPVDAVWPDRPAPSKARLIVHGDALAGKTSAEKRQDVADWLAARKADAVVVSALDSIAWLFNVRGQDVERTPVALAYALVQADGTADLFVAPDKLGDDVAKHLGNAVRLHPRDAFAGYLAGLSGKTIAVDPERAVAAIFEALDGAGARTIEARDPTVLAKAVKNAAEIAGHKAAQLRDGAALTRFLHWLSVEAPKGGLTELDASDRLEAFRKATGVLRDLSFDTISGAGPNGAVVHYRVSEETNRPIELNSLFLIDSGGQYEDGTTDVTRTIAIGTPTAEMKDRFTRVLRGHIALARATFPAGTRGSQLDVLARQYLWEAGLDYAHGTGHGVGSYLSVHEGPQRIATYGGGDEPLQVGMFLSNEPGYYKSGEYGIRIENLVLVEARATEGAEREMMGFETLTFAPIDRELIDAGALLPAERAWLDDYHRQVRERIAPQLDGAAKAWLEDVTRPLGSEG; encoded by the coding sequence ATGTCCACCTATGAAGATCGGTTGAAAGCCCTCCGTTCGGAGCTGGCGAAGCGCAAGCTTGATGGGTTCGTCGTCCCGCTGACGGACGAACATATGAGTGAATATGTCGGCGCTTACGCCCAGCGGCTGGCGTGGCTGACCGGGTTTCAGGGATCGGCCGGATCGGCGGTGGTGCTGCCGGCCGAAGCCGCGATCTTCGTCGACGGGCGCTATACCCTGCAGGTGCGCGAACAGGTGGATGGCGCGCATTGGAGCTACCAGTCGGTGCCGCAGACCAGCATCGCCGAATGGCTGAAGGGCCATGCCGGCCAAGGCGCGCGGATCGGCTATGACCCGTGGCTGCACACGCGCGGCTGGGTGAAGGCCGCGCGTGCGGCCCTTGCCGAAAAGGGCGCCGAACTCGTCGCGGTCGACACCAACCCGGTCGATGCCGTCTGGCCCGACCGCCCAGCACCATCGAAGGCGCGGCTGATCGTCCATGGCGATGCGCTGGCGGGCAAAACATCGGCCGAAAAGCGGCAGGACGTGGCCGATTGGCTGGCAGCACGCAAAGCCGATGCCGTTGTCGTCTCCGCGCTCGATTCGATCGCGTGGCTGTTCAACGTGCGCGGGCAGGATGTGGAACGCACCCCCGTCGCGCTGGCTTATGCGCTGGTGCAGGCCGATGGCACCGCCGATCTGTTCGTCGCCCCCGACAAGCTGGGCGATGATGTGGCCAAGCATCTTGGCAATGCCGTGCGCCTGCATCCACGCGACGCCTTTGCTGGTTATCTGGCGGGGCTTTCCGGCAAGACCATCGCGGTCGACCCCGAACGCGCGGTGGCGGCCATTTTCGAAGCGCTGGACGGCGCCGGCGCCAGGACGATCGAGGCCCGCGATCCGACCGTGCTGGCCAAGGCGGTGAAGAACGCAGCGGAAATCGCCGGGCACAAGGCAGCCCAGCTTCGCGATGGCGCGGCGCTGACCCGTTTCCTCCACTGGCTGTCGGTCGAAGCGCCCAAGGGCGGCCTCACCGAACTCGACGCGTCGGACAGACTGGAAGCGTTCCGCAAGGCCACCGGCGTGCTGCGCGACCTGTCGTTCGATACGATTTCAGGCGCCGGCCCCAATGGCGCGGTGGTCCATTACCGGGTGAGTGAAGAAACCAACCGGCCGATCGAGTTGAACTCGCTGTTCCTGATCGATTCGGGCGGCCAGTATGAAGACGGCACCACCGATGTCACCCGCACCATCGCGATCGGCACGCCGACGGCGGAGATGAAGGATCGCTTCACCCGCGTCCTGCGCGGCCATATTGCGCTCGCCCGCGCGACATTCCCGGCCGGTACGCGCGGCAGCCAGCTCGATGTGCTGGCGCGGCAATATCTGTGGGAAGCGGGGTTGGATTACGCCCATGGCACCGGCCACGGCGTCGGCAGCTATCTGTCGGTGCATGAAGGGCCGCAGCGCATCGCCACTTATGGCGGCGGGGATGAACCGTTGCAGGTCGGCATGTTCCTGTCGAACGAGCCGGGCTATTACAAATCCGGCGAATATGGCATTCGTATCGAAAATCTGGTTCTTGTAGAAGCGCGTGCAACAGAAGGTGCGGAACGCGAGATGATGGGCTTCGAAACGCTCACCTTCGCGCCGATCGACCGGGAACTGATCGATGCGGGCGCACTGCTGCCCGCCGAACGGGCGTGGCTGGACGACTATCACCGCCAGGTTCGCGAACGGATCGCTCCCCAGCTCGATGGCGCCGCGAAGGCCTGGCTCGAAGATGTCACGCGGCCGCTGGGGTCCGAAGGATGA
- a CDS encoding glutathione peroxidase — MGKRWKLGAAAVIAIGVVTAVGYAQFPSVPDTPPMAAAEAAKRSAWDFNLVAIDGAPLPMAKFKGQVVLLVNTASMCGFTPQYEGLQKVQDSYAKRGFTVVGVPSGNFKGQEYGSNGEIAAFCKSKAVKFPLAEKSDVVGPQALPIYRWAAAKLGQQNTPKWNFHKYLIGRDGRLIAAFGTRTAPTDPKVTSAIEDALKTRG, encoded by the coding sequence ATGGGCAAGCGATGGAAACTGGGCGCCGCGGCGGTGATCGCCATCGGCGTGGTGACGGCAGTGGGCTATGCCCAGTTCCCAAGCGTCCCCGACACCCCGCCCATGGCCGCAGCCGAAGCCGCCAAGCGATCCGCGTGGGATTTCAACCTCGTCGCGATCGACGGCGCACCACTGCCAATGGCGAAGTTCAAGGGCCAGGTGGTGCTGCTGGTCAACACCGCCAGCATGTGCGGTTTCACCCCGCAATATGAAGGCCTGCAGAAGGTGCAGGACAGTTACGCCAAACGCGGCTTCACCGTCGTCGGCGTGCCATCCGGCAACTTCAAGGGCCAGGAATATGGATCGAACGGCGAAATCGCCGCTTTCTGCAAATCCAAGGCGGTAAAATTCCCGCTCGCCGAAAAATCGGATGTGGTCGGCCCGCAGGCGCTGCCGATCTATCGCTGGGCGGCGGCGAAACTCGGCCAGCAGAACACGCCCAAGTGGAACTTCCACAAATATCTGATCGGGCGCGACGGCCGGCTGATCGCCGCCTTCGGCACCCGCACCGCCCCCACCGACCCGAAAGTCACGTCGGCAATCGAAGATGCGCTGAAAACGCGAGGCTGA
- a CDS encoding esterase/lipase family protein, with protein MSYALHTSVISGAADSGVPPLMRFLAEGQALMSRPFTAPAARRIAQTRQGDGRAVMVIPGFMARDIFTLRLRRMLALAGYAPHGWGLGLNRGATADLLDRLTVQLDAIALREGTPVSLIGWSLGGLYARELAKLRPDLVDRVVTLGSPFSGDPRANRAWKLYELVNRHPVDQPPMQVELSRKPPVKTLALWSAHDGIVAPACARGLPGEADYNVRVDCRHMDFVSAPAAVRAIFDALEA; from the coding sequence ATGTCATACGCCCTTCACACATCTGTCATCTCGGGCGCCGCCGATAGCGGTGTGCCGCCGTTGATGCGCTTTCTGGCGGAAGGGCAGGCGCTGATGTCGCGGCCGTTCACCGCGCCGGCTGCCCGGCGGATCGCGCAGACCCGTCAGGGTGATGGCCGCGCGGTGATGGTGATCCCCGGCTTCATGGCCCGTGATATCTTCACGCTCAGGCTGCGGCGCATGCTGGCGCTGGCCGGCTATGCTCCGCATGGCTGGGGGCTGGGCCTCAATCGCGGGGCCACCGCTGATCTGCTTGATCGCCTGACTGTTCAACTGGATGCGATCGCGCTGCGTGAAGGCACGCCTGTCTCGCTGATCGGGTGGAGCCTGGGGGGCCTGTACGCCCGCGAACTGGCCAAGCTGCGCCCCGATCTGGTCGATCGCGTCGTCACCTTGGGCAGCCCCTTTTCCGGTGATCCGCGCGCCAATCGGGCGTGGAAACTGTATGAACTCGTCAACCGCCACCCTGTCGATCAGCCGCCGATGCAGGTGGAACTGTCCAGGAAGCCGCCGGTCAAGACGCTGGCCTTGTGGTCGGCCCATGATGGCATCGTGGCTCCGGCCTGCGCGCGGGGCTTGCCGGGTGAAGCGGACTATAACGTCCGGGTCGATTGCCGGCACATGGATTTCGTGTCCGCGCCAGCCGCCGTCCGCGCGATCTTCGACGCGCTGGAAGCCTGA
- a CDS encoding porin, translated as MKTILLAGAALIALAPAGAIAQSAEPAAIPDQVQGYGDSSGLDTLVPAGGDVAAPPKTGDAVLDRLNELEAKVSRLEARNKELEEQASATSDRVEKVEVRAAKGVQINAPAPTFADVGGNFTFKPRGVIEIDYAGYNERAGGYDYSNGTDLRRGRFGFDGTAFKAFKWRIEAELLKGNVSLLDAYVSYGYKNWLLTVGQQKAPYGLEPNTSDSFNTFLERSMFNNAFGAVGAERRVGATVAYVSDKLNATVGVFGAGEAVQRSANGTADEGYSVNGRITWDPILDTGKALHFGASAFLATNFDGNSLDIGDRPSSRVDGGRLIRAQISGASPVGGPDTGAKDAFYVGAEAAVIYGPFSVQGEYGRLSIDRYGAESNVDFDGFYVFGSYFLTGESRVIKNGVIDRQKPTTDFNPAKGDWGAFEVALRYDQLNLTDRGLSPLDKKAINWTGALNWYLNPYTKLMFNYIRFKGENSPLVVAPTIVNGTTAKGEAFATRLHFDF; from the coding sequence ATGAAGACGATTTTGCTCGCTGGGGCGGCGCTGATCGCCCTGGCGCCGGCGGGGGCCATCGCCCAGTCCGCCGAACCGGCGGCCATTCCCGATCAGGTTCAGGGCTATGGCGATTCTTCCGGCCTCGACACGCTGGTTCCGGCCGGCGGCGATGTGGCGGCTCCGCCCAAGACCGGCGATGCCGTGCTCGATCGCCTGAACGAACTGGAAGCCAAGGTGTCGCGGCTGGAAGCGCGCAACAAGGAACTGGAAGAACAGGCCAGCGCCACCAGCGATCGCGTCGAAAAGGTCGAAGTCCGCGCGGCAAAGGGCGTGCAGATCAATGCGCCGGCGCCCACCTTCGCCGATGTCGGCGGCAATTTCACCTTCAAGCCGCGCGGCGTGATCGAGATCGACTATGCCGGCTATAACGAACGCGCCGGCGGCTATGATTACAGCAACGGCACCGATCTGCGCCGTGGCCGCTTCGGGTTCGATGGCACCGCGTTCAAGGCGTTCAAGTGGCGGATCGAGGCCGAATTGCTGAAGGGCAATGTCAGCCTGCTCGATGCCTATGTGTCTTATGGCTACAAGAATTGGCTGCTCACGGTCGGCCAGCAGAAGGCGCCTTATGGGCTGGAACCGAACACGTCGGATAGCTTCAACACCTTCCTCGAACGCAGCATGTTCAACAATGCGTTCGGCGCGGTGGGGGCTGAACGCCGCGTCGGTGCGACGGTCGCTTATGTCTCGGACAAGCTGAACGCCACGGTTGGCGTATTCGGCGCCGGCGAAGCGGTGCAGCGCAGCGCCAATGGCACGGCTGACGAAGGCTATAGCGTCAATGGCCGGATCACCTGGGATCCGATCCTGGATACGGGTAAGGCCCTGCACTTTGGTGCATCGGCGTTCCTGGCAACCAATTTCGACGGCAATTCGCTCGATATCGGCGATCGGCCAAGCAGCCGCGTCGATGGGGGCCGGCTCATCCGCGCGCAGATCAGCGGCGCCAGCCCGGTCGGCGGCCCGGATACGGGGGCAAAGGATGCCTTCTATGTCGGTGCCGAAGCCGCCGTCATCTACGGGCCCTTCTCGGTACAGGGCGAATATGGCCGCCTCAGTATCGATCGCTATGGTGCGGAATCGAACGTCGATTTCGACGGCTTCTATGTCTTCGGCAGCTATTTCCTGACAGGCGAATCGCGCGTCATCAAGAATGGCGTGATCGATCGGCAAAAGCCGACCACCGATTTCAACCCTGCCAAGGGCGATTGGGGCGCGTTCGAAGTGGCGCTGCGTTACGACCAGTTGAATCTGACCGATCGTGGCCTGTCCCCGCTGGACAAGAAAGCGATCAACTGGACGGGTGCGCTCAACTGGTATCTCAATCCCTACACCAAGCTGATGTTCAACTATATCCGCTTCAAGGGCGAGAATTCACCGCTGGTGGTGGCACCCACCATCGTCAACGGCACCACCGCCAAGGGTGAAGCCTTCGCGACGCGCCTGCACTTCGACTTCTGA
- a CDS encoding sulfate ABC transporter substrate-binding protein: MNRRYLIAGALATAAAAFAPLAPLAAQSAVQLLNVSYDPTRELYREVNANFAKRWKAQTGQDVAIRQSHGGSGKQARAVIDGLQADVVTLALAYDIDEIAQRAKALPANWQTRLPNNSAPYYSTIVFLVRKGNPKKINDWDDLVRPGVSVITPNPKTSGGARWNYLAAWGYAKAKYGGSDVKAKQFVSQLFRNVPVLDSGARGSTTTFVQRGQGDVLLAWENEAFLAVNQLGKGKFDIVVPSISILAEPNVAVVDKVVDKRGTRKVAEAYLRYLYTPEAQEIIAHNYYRPRNPQVAAKYASRFPKTALLTIDRNFGGWQRAQASHFNDGGLFDQIFEEAKR, from the coding sequence ATGAATCGTCGTTATCTCATCGCCGGCGCCCTCGCGACGGCCGCTGCCGCCTTTGCACCGCTGGCACCGCTTGCCGCGCAATCGGCCGTGCAATTGCTCAACGTTTCCTATGATCCGACGCGCGAACTGTATCGCGAAGTGAACGCCAATTTCGCCAAGCGGTGGAAGGCGCAGACCGGCCAGGATGTCGCCATCCGCCAAAGCCATGGCGGTTCGGGCAAGCAGGCCCGCGCGGTGATCGACGGGCTTCAGGCCGATGTCGTCACCCTGGCGCTGGCCTATGACATTGACGAGATCGCCCAGCGGGCAAAGGCGCTGCCGGCCAACTGGCAGACGCGCCTGCCCAACAACAGCGCGCCCTATTATTCGACGATCGTGTTTCTCGTCCGCAAGGGCAATCCCAAGAAGATCAATGATTGGGACGATCTGGTCCGCCCCGGCGTTTCGGTCATCACGCCCAATCCCAAGACGAGCGGCGGCGCGCGCTGGAATTATCTGGCGGCGTGGGGCTATGCCAAGGCCAAATATGGTGGGTCGGATGTGAAGGCCAAGCAGTTCGTGTCGCAGCTGTTCCGCAATGTGCCGGTGCTGGATTCGGGCGCGCGCGGTTCCACCACCACCTTCGTCCAGCGCGGGCAGGGCGATGTGCTGCTGGCGTGGGAAAATGAAGCGTTCCTCGCGGTTAACCAGCTCGGCAAGGGCAAGTTCGATATTGTCGTGCCGTCGATTTCGATCCTGGCCGAACCCAATGTCGCGGTGGTCGACAAGGTTGTCGACAAGCGCGGCACGCGCAAGGTGGCCGAAGCCTATCTGCGCTACCTTTACACGCCGGAAGCACAGGAAATCATTGCCCATAATTATTATCGCCCGCGCAATCCGCAGGTCGCGGCCAAATATGCCAGCCGTTTCCCCAAAACGGCGCTGCTGACGATCGATCGCAATTTCGGCGGATGGCAGCGGGCACAGGCATCGCATTTCAACGATGGCGGCCTGTTCGATCAGATTTTCGAAGAAGCCAAACGCTGA
- a CDS encoding DUF938 domain-containing protein produces the protein MTDDPRRHAPATTRNRDPILAVLRRFLPQTGLVLEVASGTGEHAAYFASHMPMLDLQPSDPDEGACASIAGWADAARLQNVRNPLTLDAAADAWPIDRADALVCINMIHISPWAATLGLMAGAARTLPAGAPLILYGPYVQAGVETVASNQAFDADLRMRNPAWGLRDLADVTALAHDAGFTREAVIPMPANNLMVVFRKG, from the coding sequence ATGACCGACGATCCCCGCCGCCACGCCCCCGCCACCACGCGCAACCGCGATCCGATATTGGCGGTGCTGCGCCGTTTCCTGCCGCAAACCGGGCTGGTGCTGGAAGTGGCGAGCGGCACCGGCGAACATGCCGCTTACTTCGCCAGCCATATGCCGATGCTCGACTTGCAACCGAGCGACCCCGATGAAGGCGCCTGCGCATCGATCGCCGGATGGGCGGACGCGGCCCGGTTGCAGAATGTGCGCAACCCGCTGACGCTGGATGCCGCCGCCGATGCGTGGCCGATCGACCGGGCGGATGCACTGGTCTGCATCAACATGATCCATATCAGCCCGTGGGCCGCGACTTTGGGGCTGATGGCGGGCGCGGCGCGCACCCTGCCGGCGGGCGCGCCGCTGATCCTTTATGGCCCTTATGTTCAGGCCGGGGTGGAAACCGTGGCGAGCAACCAGGCGTTCGACGCCGATTTGCGGATGCGCAATCCGGCCTGGGGCCTGCGCGACCTGGCGGATGTGACCGCGCTCGCCCACGACGCCGGCTTTACGCGCGAAGCGGTGATCCCGATGCCGGCGAACAATCTGATGGTGGTGTTTCGGAAGGGCTGA
- a CDS encoding valine--tRNA ligase has protein sequence MTIDKTFDPAAIETRWYQHWEQEGRFRPERPDAAPYTIVIPPPNVTGSLHIGHALDNTLQDILIRHARLQGKDALWVVGTDHAGIATQMVVERQMNAKGEKRTDYSRDDFIAKVWEWKAESGGTITGQLRRLGASCDWANERFTMDEGFSKAVIKVFVELFNQGLLYRDKRLVNWDPGLKTAISDLEVETREINGKFWHFSYPLEDGSGTITVATTRPETMLADMAVAVNPEDERYIALIGKKVRLPITGRLIPIVADTHADPELGSGAVKITPGHDFNDFEVGKRAGFRPADMLNMLDADANVIQTSDGLIPAEYLGLDRFAVRALVVERLKQDGVLIPHVDKDGAEHDAEPRTIQTPYGDRSGVVIEPWLTDQWYVDAETLAKPAIAAVRNGDIRVVPETWKKTWFNWLENIQPWCVSRQLWWGHQIPAWYDEDGNPYVAEDEAGAQALAGNKVLTRDSDVLDTWFSSALWPFGTLGWPDDTAKLAKHYPNDVLISGFDILFFWDARMAMQGLHFMKEVPWKTLYLHGLVRDATGAKMSKSKGNTVDPLGLIDKFGADALRFTLAAMESQGRDIKLDEKRVEGYRNFATKLWNAARFAQSNGIGASSTLEPPVAELPVNRWIIAETVKTVQALDLAIADLRFDESANTVYQFVWATFCDWYLELIKPLFAEDGAGATETRTVAGWVLDQILVMLHPFMPFITEELWHALGDRPYDLILAKWPMADARAIDPAAQQEIDWLIRLVSEVRAARSELNVPPGAKLPAHVRDAGPETLARLERQAAAIARLARISEVRVDPAPAGGAAQLVVDEATFVLPLEGVIDLAAEKARLAKAIAGAEKERDALAKRLGSPGFAEKAKPEAVAKARADHAERSAEAERLGAALARLG, from the coding sequence ATGACGATCGACAAGACCTTCGACCCCGCCGCCATCGAAACCCGCTGGTATCAGCATTGGGAACAGGAGGGGCGTTTCCGTCCCGAACGGCCGGATGCGGCCCCCTATACCATCGTCATCCCGCCGCCCAACGTGACGGGATCGCTGCATATCGGCCACGCGCTCGATAATACGTTGCAGGATATCCTGATCCGCCACGCGCGCTTGCAGGGCAAGGATGCCTTGTGGGTGGTCGGCACCGATCATGCCGGCATCGCCACCCAAATGGTGGTCGAACGGCAGATGAACGCCAAGGGCGAAAAGCGCACCGATTATTCGCGCGACGATTTCATCGCCAAGGTGTGGGAATGGAAGGCCGAAAGCGGCGGCACGATCACCGGCCAGCTGCGGCGGCTGGGCGCATCGTGCGATTGGGCGAACGAACGCTTCACGATGGACGAAGGCTTCTCGAAGGCCGTCATCAAGGTGTTCGTCGAACTGTTCAATCAGGGCCTGCTGTACCGCGACAAGCGGCTGGTGAACTGGGATCCGGGCCTCAAGACCGCGATTTCCGATCTCGAAGTCGAAACGCGCGAAATCAACGGCAAGTTCTGGCACTTCTCCTATCCGTTGGAAGATGGTTCGGGCACGATCACCGTCGCCACCACGCGGCCAGAAACCATGCTCGCGGATATGGCGGTCGCGGTGAACCCCGAAGACGAACGCTATATCGCGCTCATCGGCAAAAAGGTTCGCCTGCCGATCACCGGCCGGCTGATCCCCATCGTCGCCGATACCCATGCCGATCCCGAACTGGGGTCCGGCGCGGTGAAGATCACGCCGGGGCATGATTTCAACGATTTCGAAGTGGGCAAGCGCGCCGGGTTCCGCCCGGCTGATATGCTCAACATGCTCGATGCCGACGCCAATGTGATCCAGACCAGCGATGGCCTGATCCCGGCCGAATATCTTGGCCTCGATCGCTTCGCCGTGCGCGCGCTGGTGGTCGAACGGCTGAAACAGGATGGTGTCCTGATCCCGCATGTGGACAAGGACGGTGCCGAACATGACGCCGAACCGCGCACCATCCAGACGCCCTATGGCGATCGCTCAGGCGTGGTGATCGAACCGTGGCTGACCGATCAATGGTATGTCGATGCCGAAACGCTGGCCAAGCCCGCGATCGCGGCGGTGCGCAATGGCGACATTCGCGTCGTGCCCGAAACCTGGAAAAAGACCTGGTTCAACTGGCTCGAAAATATCCAGCCATGGTGTGTCTCGCGCCAGCTGTGGTGGGGCCACCAGATCCCGGCCTGGTATGATGAAGACGGCAATCCGTACGTCGCCGAAGACGAAGCTGGCGCGCAGGCGCTGGCCGGCAACAAGGTGCTGACCCGCGACAGCGACGTGCTCGATACGTGGTTCTCGTCCGCTCTGTGGCCGTTCGGCACGCTCGGCTGGCCCGATGATACCGCCAAGCTCGCCAAGCATTATCCCAATGACGTGCTGATTTCCGGCTTCGACATCCTGTTCTTCTGGGATGCGCGGATGGCGATGCAGGGGCTGCACTTCATGAAGGAAGTGCCGTGGAAGACGCTGTATCTCCACGGCCTTGTCCGCGATGCGACCGGCGCGAAAATGTCCAAGTCCAAGGGCAATACGGTCGATCCACTGGGCTTGATCGACAAGTTCGGCGCCGATGCGCTGCGCTTCACGCTCGCCGCGATGGAAAGCCAGGGCCGCGACATCAAGCTCGATGAAAAGCGGGTCGAAGGCTATCGCAACTTCGCGACCAAGCTGTGGAATGCCGCGCGGTTCGCCCAGTCCAACGGCATCGGCGCATCGTCGACGCTGGAACCGCCGGTGGCCGAACTGCCGGTCAACCGCTGGATCATTGCGGAGACGGTGAAGACCGTTCAGGCGCTCGATCTCGCGATCGCCGATCTGCGGTTCGATGAAAGCGCGAACACCGTCTACCAGTTCGTCTGGGCCACCTTCTGCGATTGGTATCTCGAACTGATCAAGCCGCTATTCGCCGAAGACGGGGCAGGGGCCACCGAAACCCGCACCGTCGCCGGCTGGGTGCTCGATCAGATCCTCGTCATGCTCCACCCGTTCATGCCCTTCATCACCGAAGAGCTGTGGCACGCGCTGGGCGATCGTCCGTACGATCTGATCCTCGCCAAATGGCCGATGGCCGATGCCCGCGCGATCGATCCGGCCGCGCAGCAGGAAATCGACTGGCTGATCCGCCTGGTCAGCGAAGTGCGTGCCGCGCGTTCGGAATTGAACGTGCCGCCGGGCGCCAAGCTTCCGGCGCATGTTCGCGATGCCGGCCCGGAAACGCTGGCACGGCTCGAACGGCAGGCCGCTGCCATCGCCCGGCTGGCGCGGATTTCCGAAGTCCGCGTCGATCCTGCCCCTGCTGGCGGTGCAGCCCAGTTGGTGGTCGACGAAGCGACCTTCGTGCTGCCGCTGGAAGGTGTTATCGATCTGGCGGCCGAAAAGGCGCGTCTCGCCAAGGCGATTGCGGGCGCTGAAAAGGAACGCGACGCGCTCGCCAAGCGGCTCGGCTCGCCCGGCTTTGCTGAAAAGGCCAAGCCCGAAGCCGTCGCCAAGGCCCGCGCCGACCATGCCGAACGCTCGGCCGAAGCCGAACGCCTCGGCGCCGCCCTCGCGCGGCTGGGGTAA
- a CDS encoding S9 family peptidase, whose translation MKTLPAASLAALAFAVAATSVAARPLTPQDLVGLSRISDPVVSPDGRWAVWQQRETDLAANKGRTDLWRLDLKAKKAAPEKLAAEPLVNESAPAFAADGSVWFLSDKSGANEVWRIAVGGTAEPVTIGNQGISGFRLSPVGDKLLVWADKRPGAPSLEPAMAKQDANAGSGRAYDQLFVRHWDTWADGTRSQLFVLPLVNGKAQGAGVSLMGGLIGDTPSKPMGGAEEVAWAPDGKTVYFALREAGRIESLSTNLDIFSVPADGSAKPINLTPDNKGVDNFPAVSPDGKWLAWAAMARPGYEADRMVIHLRDIATGQTRVLTDGWDRSVESIQWAPNSASLLVTAHDHFDRPIFQVDVASGKVRRLTGDGSVGGLAPVGNGILYTFDSLTAPADLFALDEYGKPSRLTSVNASKLAGVDMPIATRFSFAGANGDMVWGYALKPAGLAKGAQVPIAYIVHGGPQSTLGNGWSYRWNPAVIASAGFGAVMVDFHGSIGYGQAFTDAINKDWGGKPLEDLKKGLSAATAKFGWLDGQNACALGGSYGGYMMNWIAGQWPDGFKCLVTHAGVFDARAMAYETEELWFDEWEHGGPYFENPQEFEKWNPVHHVTAWKTPMLVIHGEKDFRIPYTQGLAAFTALQRREIPSRLVVFPDENHWILKPKNSLQWYAETLGWMKQWTGDAK comes from the coding sequence ATGAAGACGCTTCCCGCCGCGAGCCTTGCTGCGCTCGCCTTCGCCGTGGCCGCTACCTCCGTCGCTGCCCGCCCGCTCACCCCGCAGGATCTGGTCGGCCTGTCGCGTATATCCGATCCCGTCGTGTCGCCCGATGGCCGCTGGGCTGTATGGCAACAGCGCGAGACCGATCTTGCCGCCAACAAGGGCCGCACCGATCTGTGGCGGCTCGATCTGAAGGCGAAGAAGGCCGCCCCCGAAAAGCTGGCCGCCGAACCGCTGGTCAATGAAAGCGCGCCGGCCTTTGCCGCCGATGGCTCGGTCTGGTTCCTGTCGGACAAATCGGGCGCGAACGAAGTGTGGCGCATCGCTGTCGGGGGAACCGCCGAACCGGTGACGATCGGCAATCAGGGCATTTCCGGTTTTCGCCTGTCCCCCGTTGGGGACAAGTTGCTGGTCTGGGCGGACAAGCGTCCCGGTGCTCCCTCACTCGAACCGGCGATGGCCAAGCAGGATGCCAATGCCGGTTCCGGCCGTGCGTATGATCAATTGTTCGTCCGCCATTGGGACACATGGGCCGATGGCACCCGTTCGCAATTGTTCGTGCTGCCGCTGGTCAATGGCAAGGCGCAGGGCGCTGGTGTTTCGCTGATGGGCGGGCTGATCGGCGATACCCCGTCCAAGCCGATGGGCGGGGCCGAAGAAGTGGCGTGGGCGCCCGATGGCAAGACCGTCTATTTCGCGCTGCGCGAAGCCGGGCGCATCGAATCGCTGTCCACCAACCTCGATATCTTCAGCGTGCCGGCCGATGGATCTGCCAAGCCGATCAACCTGACACCCGATAACAAGGGCGTGGATAATTTCCCCGCCGTTTCGCCCGATGGCAAATGGCTGGCCTGGGCGGCGATGGCGCGGCCCGGCTATGAAGCCGATCGCATGGTCATCCACCTGCGCGATATCGCCACCGGCCAGACGCGGGTGTTGACGGACGGCTGGGATCGTTCGGTCGAATCGATCCAGTGGGCGCCCAATTCGGCCAGCCTGCTCGTCACCGCGCACGATCATTTCGATCGGCCGATCTTTCAGGTCGATGTCGCTAGCGGCAAGGTCCGCCGGTTGACGGGCGATGGATCGGTCGGCGGCCTTGCCCCCGTCGGCAATGGCATCCTCTATACGTTCGACAGCCTGACCGCGCCGGCCGATCTGTTCGCGCTTGATGAATATGGCAAGCCATCGCGGCTGACCTCGGTCAACGCCAGCAAACTTGCCGGCGTCGACATGCCCATCGCCACCCGTTTCAGCTTTGCCGGGGCCAATGGGGATATGGTGTGGGGCTATGCGCTGAAACCCGCCGGTCTGGCGAAAGGCGCGCAAGTGCCGATCGCCTATATCGTCCATGGCGGTCCGCAATCGACCTTGGGCAATGGCTGGTCCTATCGCTGGAATCCGGCGGTGATCGCGTCGGCGGGGTTCGGCGCGGTGATGGTCGATTTCCATGGCAGCATTGGTTACGGCCAGGCCTTCACCGATGCGATCAACAAGGATTGGGGCGGCAAGCCGCTCGAAGATCTGAAAAAGGGCCTGTCCGCCGCCACCGCCAAATTTGGCTGGCTCGATGGCCAGAATGCCTGCGCGCTCGGCGGCTCTTATGGCGGCTACATGATGAACTGGATCGCGGGGCAGTGGCCCGATGGGTTCAAGTGCCTCGTCACCCATGCCGGCGTGTTCGATGCCCGCGCCATGGCCTATGAAACCGAAGAATTATGGTTCGACGAATGGGAACATGGCGGCCCCTATTTCGAAAACCCGCAGGAATTTGAAAAATGGAATCCGGTGCATCACGTCACGGCATGGAAAACGCCGATGCTGGTGATCCACGGTGAAAAGGATTTCCGCATCCCTTACACGCAGGGGCTGGCCGCCTTCACCGCGCTCCAGCGGCGCGAAATTCCGTCGCGGCTGGTGGTGTTTCCGGATGAAAACCACTGGATATTGAAGCCGAAGAACAGCCTGCAATGGTATGCTGAAACGCTCGGCTGGATGAAGCAGTGGACCGGCGACGCAAAATAG